The following DNA comes from Camelina sativa cultivar DH55 chromosome 14, Cs, whole genome shotgun sequence.
NNNNNNNNNNNNNNNNNNNNNNNNNNNNNNNNNNNNNNNNNNNNNNNNNNNNNNNNNNNNNNNNNNNNNNNNNNNNNNNNNNNNNNNNNNNNNNNNNNNNNNNNNNNNNNNNNNNNNNNNNNNNNNNNNNNNNNNNNNNNNNNNNNNNNNNNNNNNNNNNNNNNNNNNNNNNNNNNNNNNNNNNNNNNNNNNNNNNNNNNNNNNNNNNNNNNNNNNNNNNNNNNNNNNNNNNNNNNNNNNNNNNNNNNNNNNNNNNNNNNNNNNNNNNNNNNNNNNNNNNNNNNNNNNNNNNNNNNNNNNNNNNNNNNNNNNNNNNNNNNNNNNNNNNNNNNNNNNNNNNNNNNNNNNNNNNNNNNNNNNNNNNNNNNNNNNNNNNNNNNNNNNNNNNNNNNNNNNNNNNNNNNNNNNNNNNNNNNNNNNNNNNNNNNNNNNNNNNNNNNNNNNNNNNNNNNNNNNNNNNNNNNNNNNNNNNNNNNNNNNNNNNNNNNNNNNNNNNNNNNNNNNNNNNNNNNNNNNNNNNNNNNNNNNNNNNNNNNNNNNNNNNNNNNNNNNNNNNNNNNNNNNNNNNNNNNNNNNNNNNNNNNNNNNNNNNNNNNNNNNNNNNNNNNNNNNNNNNNNNNNNNNNNNNNNNNNNNNNNNNNNNNNNNNNNNNNNNNNNNNNNNNNNNNNNNNNNNNNNNNNNNNNNNNNNNNNNNNNNNNNNNNNNNNNNNNNNNNNNNNNNNNNNNNNNNNNNNNNNNNNNNNNNNNNNNNNNNNNNNNNNNNNNNNNNNNNNNNNNNNNNNNNNNNNNNNNNNNNNNNNNNNNNNNNNNNNNNNNNNNNNNNNNNNNNNNNNNNNNNNNNNNNNNNNNNNNNNNNNNNNNNNNNNNNNNNNNNNNNNNNNNNNNNNNNNNNNNNNNNNNNNNNNNNNNNNNNNNNNNNNNNNNNNNNNNNNNNNNNNNNNNNNNNNNNNNNNNNNNNNNNNNNNNNNNNNNNNNNNNNNNNNNNNNNNNNNNNNNNNNNNNNNNNNNNNNNNNNNNNNNNNNNNNNNNNNNNNNNNNNNNNNNNNNNNNNNNNNNNNNNNNNNNNNNNNNNNNNNNNNNNNNNNNNNNNNNNNNNNNNNNNNNNNNNNNNNNNNNNNNNNNNNNNNNNNNNNNNNNNNNNNNNNNNNNNNNNNNNNNNNNNNNNNNNNNNNNNNNNNNNNNNNNNNNNNNNNNNNNNNNNNNNNNNNNNNNNNNNNNNNNNNNNNNNNNNNNNNNNNNNNNNNNNNNNNNNNNNNNNNNNNNNNNNNNNNNNNNNNNNNNNNNNNNNNNNNNNNNNNNNNNNNNNNCATTTGACTCTCTTtaatcttgtttgcttctttaaCAACTTGGGATTTAGACAAGAATGTGTAATATATGGTTTGTGATATACatgcaaaatatatactttacgAATTACATACATATAGGAGTGTCAAAATAGATAACCCAACTCAACTTGATACCTAATAGGTCCAAAGGTAGATGAGTTTATTAGTTGACTAAACTCAACCCATGAATTTGGTGAGTTTAAATTTTGTGTACATTTGTTACTGAtgtaaaaaagaattattggTAATAAcagtataataaaataaaataaaaatgtagatacattaaaactctttcttatattaaattttataaatctatcatcaatattttctgtttttcttcgtTAAACTGTCAAAATATCATCcatcatattatattttactaatCATTTCTGTCATACTGGAAACCAATGTTTCAATAAAGCAATCTATATAATTAGACTTTAACTATTACAAGCACTAGATGGTTTTTGGATTATCTCTAAAGtcaaaagaagaaagtaaaaattttaatgaaagaaaatacaatataataaatataaaatttcactaaTTTGTGGGATGACTtatcaaatcatcatcaaattcaGTAGCCAAGGTTTGTTTTCATTTGAATAATTTCTTAAAAAGTTATAAGCAATATGAGAAATTAGTATTTTCTATACTATCGAGCAACattgtatatgattttatttacattcagtgtcacatatataaatataatatgtatatagtatatgaATCGCATTGAATCTTTAGTTGGACTTAGAGATCGTTGGTTAAACTTAAAGTTAACCACTTAGATGTTTCatatagttataacttataagtcaTAGACAAAAATATCtacatagaatataaaatacataagTTGAACAcgtacacaaaagaaaaagaatcttcATAATCCTAGCTTCTTATCACACCCTAAATTTCAGAgtgaaaatttatataaatagcTTTTTATTTCATAGCTCGATCCGATCATcctttagaaaaagaaaaaaaaaaaaacattttgccATCGTATTAAATAGCAAATGTATATGTCAATGCGTATAGTGTATTGTCAATATGCGTATACTTTGTATTATGATTGAGTTGAGGCTATGAATGATAAGATAACTAGATAAGCTAATGAGAGAAATGAAAAGCAAGAATGCTTATTGGTTTGATTAGAAGCTCGATAAGATTGGATTTCACCTTCGacgctttttatttattttaagtttcttttaggCTGTTATCCATTTCGTAAACAGTATTAGTCCAACttggttatatattatatgaaaaatcaaaattaatgaTCAACGCACagttaattaatttgtattaaaCATAATGTGTGAGTATCATATACATAACTATCTTCTGATAGATTTTAGCTCTCTTATTTGTGAGTTGGTTAAAAGTTGGTAGATGAGAAGCACAATAGTTTGTTAGTTACCTCTAATACAAATGTAATTAGCAGTTTAGTAAGGAATCCAAAGTCAAAAAGTACAACACAATACAAATTAAGGAGTGCGGTGGTAGATTCTTGAAGCTGCCGGGCGGAGCTGTGTCAAATTGTGGATTTTAGACCAGCTAACCTTGCAATCTCTTTATCACAACAactttaacatttttctttatGGTTATGCAATAAGGGAAGAAGATCCCATATCATTTTGGTTTAGGCCAATGATCCAAACGGCATCCAAAAGCTGCAATTTCCACAATGCATCTacaatttttgtcttttctatCTACATAATTTTTACTAGTTAATAACAAactaaccaataaaaaaatttaatttaaagaatttCATTGATCAATTATATCAGAATTTATCCCTAATAGAATCTATGGCAAAGATGAGTTTGATCAAATCCCTAATAGAATTTTTGTAGCTAGTATTCATGTAATACAGACTTTTGAATCAGTAGTATGAATTATACTGTGTGATACAGACTTTTAAAAGTATGTATGAAAAAATTACAGTCTTTGTAGAAAACAACATTTTCAAtctatgtatattatataacacTTTCTTTCGGACATACACACATATGCATATGATACTATAGTACAAACATCATGGTGCTTGTAAGAGACATGTTTACTTATTCATAACAATATGTAATCCAAAACCAACCAGCTCCTTTAAGCAAAAAGAATCTGCGAATTCGATGGAGTTATATCTGCATAACGCTCTGGCGACTTCACAACCTCCCACCTCACACCAAACTTATTCTCCGACCTCCAAATACTCCCAACCGCGAGGTGAAGGTTCCTGCCAACCACATATACTTTGTTTCCATAACAGTTAACCGCAAACGGTCTACAAATCTGCTCAGGCAATTCCGGCCCGTTAATCGTCTCCCAAGAATCAGTAACCGGATCATAAACTTTCATCTTCATTCTCTCTAGCTCCGACACTATAAACAACCGATCATATATCACTACACTCGTCCCTGTCCATCCTTCTCTTAACCCCATAGGCATTGTTTCCCATTGATCAGTCCTCGGGTCATAAACTTGACCTCGTGGGGATACAAAGAACGGCCATAACCATCCTTCGGTCACCAATAGCTTCCCGTTTAATACCGCTGTGTCATAAGACGCCATGTGTGCGACCATGTTCGACACTGGCCGCCAACTACCATCTAAAGGGTTCAAAACCTCGGCAGAATCGAGCTCAAACAAATCCGCAGCATTCCCACCAGCTGCATATATCATCCCGTCGATCACACCACTAGCGAAGAACGACCTCGCGGTTATCATTTTGTTTGTGACGGTCCAATGATTACTCACCATATCATACTTCAACACCAAATCAAGAGGGCAATCAGAATCAGAAACCATCCCTCCACACACAAACATAGTACCTTCACGAGGCATCGAAACCGATCTGAAACCGTGAGGACACACTTTGTCTCTACAAGGCATAGCAGGGATCTCATGCCAAGTGAGGTTCCTCAAATCCAAAACCTTCCATTGGATTTTACCAGTGCATCTACTAAACCCAACTACGAACAGCCACGGGTCTTTAAACCCGAACTCCTTACGTTTGGCGAAAAACGTGTCTTTAGTACCAAACAAGAGATGCCATCTCTTGCACACGGATCTACTAGATACATGGCTTTGCACTGGAACCCTTAAAAGACAGTTAAGCGCAACGTCGTCTGGTAAACCCGGAATCAAAGGCTCTCCACTAAGAGACAGTTCTAGTTCCGATGA
Coding sequences within:
- the LOC104741598 gene encoding F-box/kelch-repeat protein At1g30090; this encodes MQRVRVSSQRAAVHKLGDSQMTLSPKFRVAASVQSTLFDRSSELELSLSGEPLIPGLPDDVALNCLLRVPVQSHVSSRSVCKRWHLLFGTKDTFFAKRKEFGFKDPWLFVVGFSRCTGKIQWKVLDLRNLTWHEIPAMPCRDKVCPHGFRSVSMPREGTMFVCGGMVSDSDCPLDLVLKYDMVSNHWTVTNKMITARSFFASGVIDGMIYAAGGNAADLFELDSAEVLNPLDGSWRPVSNMVAHMASYDTAVLNGKLLVTEGWLWPFFVSPRGQVYDPRTDQWETMPMGLREGWTGTSVVIYDRLFIVSELERMKMKVYDPVTDSWETINGPELPEQICRPFAVNCYGNKVYVVGRNLHLAVGSIWRSENKFGVRWEVVKSPERYADITPSNSQILFA